A genomic region of Antennarius striatus isolate MH-2024 chromosome 2, ASM4005453v1, whole genome shotgun sequence contains the following coding sequences:
- the nsfl1c gene encoding NSFL1 cofactor p47: MESEERRKEQIKMASQEESVREFVAVTDVDEERARFFLESAGWNLQLALASFFEDGADDDIVTLPPPEGSSMSRPAGPSSQSRVTSIRDLMHEADEESDEEEGQRFFAGGSERSGQQIVGPPKKKSSNEVVEDLFKGAREHGAVPLDRSGRGLGEPSKAKAFFGGGYRLGAAPEEESAYVAGEKQAFNSLQDVHVVLKLWKTGFSLDNGELRNYNDPGNANFLEAIRRGEIPLELRQRSRGGQVNLDMEDHRDEDFSKPKVAFKAFGGEGQKLGSATPELITAPATSQQDQAANEAQASASVTVDPSQPLTSIQFRLADGGRLVQQFNYTHRVSDLRQFVVAARPAMAAREFVLMTTFPNMELSDESKTLQQANLLNAVIVQRLK; encoded by the exons ATGGAGTCGGAAGAGCGGCGGAAGGAGCAAATCAAAATGGCGAGCCAAGAGGAGTCTGTGAGGGAGTTTGTCGCTGTCACTGATGTGGACGAGGAGAGGGCCCGTTTTTTCCTGGAGTCCGCCGGGTGGAACTTACAG CTTGCACTTGCCAGTTTCTTTGAGGATGGAGCTGACGATGACATTGTGACTCTTCCTCCACCTGAAGGAAGCTCCATGTCCCGGCCTGCAGGACCAAG CTCTCAGTCTAGAGTGACCTCCATCAGAGATCTGATGCATGAAGCAGATGAGgaaagtgatgaagaggaaggccAAAG GTTTTTTGCGGGAGGATCAGAGCGCAGTGGGCAGCAGATTGTTGGACCTCCTAAGAAGAAGAGCTCCAATGAAGTGGTGGAGGATTTGTTCAAGGGTGCTAGGGAACATGGAGCGGTGCCTCTGGACCGCAgtgggagaggcctgggagagCCCAGCAAAGCCAAG GCCTTCTTTGGCGGAGGCTACAGGCTCGGCGCAGCTCCTGAAGAGGAGTCGGCTTACGTGGCTGGAGAGAAACAAGCTTTCAACAGCCTGCAAGAT GTACATGTGGTGCTGAAACTGTGGAAGACAGGTTTCAGTCTGGATAATGGTGAACTCAGAAACTACAATGATCCTGGCAATGCCAACTTCCTTGAGGCAATCAGAAGGGG ggaGATTCCCCTGGAGCTGAGGCAGCGGTCTCGGGGGGGTCAGGTTAACCTGGACATGGAGGACCACAGGGATGAGGACTTCTCCAAACCCAAGGTTGCCTTCAAGGCCTTTGGAGGTGAAGGACAAAAATTGGGAAG TGCCACTCCAGAGTTGATTACTGCTCCGGCAACTTCTCAGCAGGACCAGGCTGCCAACGAGGCCCAGGCTAGCGCCTCTGTGACCGTCGACCCATCACAGCCTCTCACTAGCATCCAGTTCCGCCTGGCTGATGGCGGCAGGCTGGTCCAACAGTTCAACTACACTCACAG GGTGTCAGACCTCCGACAGTTTGTGGTGGCAGCACGGCCTGCTATGGCTGCCAGAGAGTTTGTCCTCATGACCACCTTCCCCAACATGGAGCTGTCAGACGAGAGCAAGACACTGCAGCAAGCCAACCTCCTCAACGCGGTCATAGTGCAGCGACTAAAGTGA